The proteins below come from a single Chryseobacterium sp. MA9 genomic window:
- a CDS encoding alginate export family protein — MLKSAPSILLLKAFIITVLLFSETFSSQSFKLLRYDENYEYLKDSTKSFYDKIKYLPLNEKKNIYLSLGGETRYEYVDFNNEDWGRLNIGHNDFFLQRYDLHADWHFGKNFRIFSQIRSALQNGRKNGSRGIDEDQLSIQNLFVDASLVNKEDQKLVFRLGRQELDYGSGRLISVREGPNARLPFTGAKIMYSYKSFSVDAFAMMADTVNTGVFDNLISKQLNLWGLYSKIIIPKAGNLDLYYLGIRRDESAFEAGMAKEKRHTIGGRLWKYGGGFIYNLEAAYQFGRFGNEDISAWTGSVDIGYLFENFKFSPSINLRNDYISGDHSKNDGKLNTFNPLYPKGGYFGFSPQVGPVNLIDIHPYMTLDMTSKLKMQMDVVFNWRYSLNDGVYRPSGVLNRPGSGSNKRYVGTAYLTSLAYSFNKYFSLVSGLQYFHKGPFIEDIIQDAKSGVFWNVRLGFKF, encoded by the coding sequence ATGTTGAAATCTGCACCTTCAATACTGCTTTTAAAAGCTTTTATCATAACAGTTCTTTTATTTTCTGAAACTTTCTCATCTCAGAGTTTTAAACTTCTGCGGTATGATGAAAATTATGAATACCTGAAAGATTCCACAAAAAGCTTTTATGATAAAATTAAATATCTTCCTCTCAATGAAAAGAAGAATATCTATCTCTCATTGGGTGGTGAAACAAGGTATGAATATGTGGATTTCAACAATGAAGATTGGGGAAGGCTTAACATAGGACATAACGACTTTTTTCTGCAGCGCTATGATCTTCATGCAGACTGGCATTTCGGGAAAAACTTCAGAATATTTTCACAGATCAGAAGTGCTTTGCAAAATGGAAGGAAAAACGGTTCAAGAGGTATTGATGAAGACCAGCTGAGTATTCAGAACCTCTTTGTGGATGCCAGCTTAGTGAACAAAGAAGATCAGAAGCTGGTATTCAGACTTGGAAGACAGGAGCTTGACTATGGTTCCGGAAGATTAATTTCTGTAAGGGAGGGACCGAATGCAAGGTTGCCATTTACAGGAGCTAAAATCATGTATTCCTATAAAAGTTTTTCTGTAGATGCTTTTGCGATGATGGCAGATACTGTCAATACCGGGGTTTTTGATAATCTCATTTCTAAGCAGCTCAATCTTTGGGGGCTTTATTCCAAAATTATTATTCCTAAAGCCGGAAACCTGGATTTATATTACCTGGGAATCCGCAGGGACGAGTCGGCTTTCGAAGCGGGGATGGCAAAAGAAAAACGCCACACCATCGGCGGAAGACTCTGGAAATATGGCGGCGGATTTATATATAATCTGGAAGCTGCCTACCAGTTCGGACGCTTTGGAAATGAAGACATCAGCGCCTGGACAGGCTCTGTGGATATCGGATACCTCTTTGAAAACTTTAAATTCAGTCCAAGCATCAACCTGAGAAACGATTATATATCAGGAGATCATTCAAAAAACGACGGAAAGCTCAATACATTTAATCCTTTATATCCGAAAGGAGGATATTTTGGCTTCAGCCCGCAGGTGGGGCCCGTCAATTTAATTGATATTCATCCGTATATGACCCTGGATATGACTTCTAAGCTCAAAATGCAGATGGATGTTGTCTTCAACTGGCGATACTCTCTGAATGATGGGGTCTACCGGCCTAGCGGAGTATTAAACCGTCCGGGAAGCGGCTCAAATAAAAGGTATGTTGGAACCGCTTATTTAACAAGCTTAGCATATAGTTTCAACAAATACTTTTCTTTGGTGAGCGGACTTCAGTATTTCCACAAAGGTCCTTTTATTGAAGATATCATTCAGGATGCAAAAAGCGGTGTTTTCTGGAATGTCCGTCTGGGATTCAAATTTTAA
- a CDS encoding M17 family peptidase N-terminal domain-containing protein encodes MQNSISKYINWSKSIFTALILTTAGTNFVSAQAVVEKTVVGTSKTWGIVDGISVVGLVQGPSAAKADLQIACVFEYTEGDIFNPPALPKELNGMVHLDEALQGVITEVRKKGQFKGHALETLLINPPKGSLASGKLLLIGLGNRNSFNAELMKEVGSVAMREALKLQVHTVSFASDIKDAGIDSPTALVAENVVLGAFDAYRTQSYLNTLHLSDRMKLKKLILLAGPSFFTVAGGGIQDAISKLNSK; translated from the coding sequence ATGCAAAATTCAATTTCAAAATACATCAACTGGTCAAAATCAATCTTTACAGCATTGATTTTGACAACAGCGGGGACAAACTTCGTTTCAGCACAGGCTGTCGTAGAAAAAACAGTGGTCGGAACCTCAAAAACATGGGGAATTGTTGACGGGATTTCTGTGGTAGGCCTGGTACAGGGACCTTCTGCTGCCAAAGCAGATTTACAGATCGCCTGTGTTTTCGAGTACACCGAAGGAGATATTTTCAATCCGCCTGCGCTCCCTAAGGAACTGAACGGAATGGTCCATCTGGATGAAGCACTACAAGGAGTTATTACAGAAGTTCGTAAAAAAGGACAGTTCAAAGGCCATGCTTTGGAAACATTATTAATTAATCCTCCAAAAGGAAGTCTTGCTTCTGGAAAACTCCTGCTGATCGGATTGGGAAACAGAAATTCTTTTAATGCTGAGCTTATGAAAGAGGTAGGAAGTGTTGCGATGAGAGAAGCCCTAAAGTTGCAGGTACACACCGTATCATTTGCCAGCGATATCAAAGATGCCGGGATTGATTCTCCAACAGCCTTAGTGGCAGAAAATGTGGTTTTGGGTGCTTTTGATGCTTATCGTACACAGTCTTATTTAAATACCCTGCATTTATCTGACAGAATGAAATTAAAAAAACTGATTCTGCTGGCCGGTCCATCTTTTTTTACCGTTGCAGGAGGAGGAATTCAGGATGCTATTTCAAAGTTGAACAGTAAATAA
- a CDS encoding YoaK family protein, whose product MEVKHNIGFVTLLLTMIAGYCDTVTFVAADALFSAHVTGNFIVFAYQFVKGSDIHAWVKLLTFPVFILAVMAGGRIAGKVINHYTLLFWEGALLLSAGTIVAVFSYYGIFSEVVMYAVAMITVFAMGLQNAFGKLYAKETHGPTTMMTGNVTQASLDFGTLLSNGFHNPEALASLKKQLITILGFLVGCFLGAYAGKQLGLVTLILPGLAMIICYFYHRKN is encoded by the coding sequence ATGGAAGTAAAACATAATATCGGTTTTGTTACCTTATTGTTAACCATGATTGCCGGATACTGTGATACAGTAACCTTTGTAGCGGCAGATGCTCTTTTTTCTGCACATGTTACAGGAAACTTTATTGTATTTGCCTATCAGTTTGTGAAGGGATCGGATATTCATGCATGGGTAAAGCTGCTTACTTTTCCGGTATTTATTCTCGCTGTTATGGCGGGAGGAAGGATTGCTGGGAAAGTCATCAATCATTATACACTGTTATTCTGGGAAGGAGCATTGCTTCTTTCAGCAGGAACTATTGTTGCAGTTTTCAGTTATTACGGAATATTTTCGGAAGTGGTGATGTATGCTGTTGCTATGATTACTGTCTTTGCTATGGGGCTTCAGAATGCTTTCGGAAAACTGTATGCGAAAGAAACTCATGGTCCGACTACAATGATGACAGGAAATGTAACCCAGGCCTCTCTGGATTTCGGAACACTTTTGTCAAACGGCTTTCACAATCCTGAAGCATTGGCAAGCCTGAAAAAGCAGCTGATTACCATACTCGGATTTCTGGTGGGCTGTTTTTTAGGGGCTTATGCAGGAAAGCAGCTAGGGCTGGTAACACTGATTCTACCGGGGCTGGCAATGATAATCTGTTATTTTTACCACCGTAAAAACTAG
- a CDS encoding DoxX family protein, with the protein MEILKQILSSDLGSPMNNTAFLIFRALLAIQLFRVHGLKKFRLENGQREMIPNPLGLPDKLNAMAASFADLVVPFLIILGLGTRLAVLPTIGVTAIGYFVVHRKDSLEVRDVPFMYTLSLLLILALGAGRYSLDYYLLNIL; encoded by the coding sequence ATGGAAATTTTAAAACAGATCCTTTCCTCAGATTTAGGCTCACCAATGAATAATACTGCATTTCTGATTTTCCGGGCACTCCTTGCTATTCAGCTGTTCAGAGTACATGGTTTAAAGAAATTCAGACTGGAAAACGGACAAAGAGAAATGATACCAAATCCTTTAGGATTACCAGATAAACTCAATGCTATGGCAGCTTCATTTGCTGATCTGGTGGTTCCGTTTCTGATTATTTTAGGATTGGGAACCAGACTTGCGGTATTACCAACTATAGGAGTAACGGCAATCGGATATTTTGTGGTTCACAGAAAGGATTCACTGGAAGTGCGGGATGTTCCTTTTATGTACACGCTGTCGCTGTTACTCATTCTTGCATTGGGTGCAGGAAGATATTCACTTGATTATTACTTATTAAATATATTATAA
- a CDS encoding sigma-54 dependent transcriptional regulator: MKEKILIVEDEFIVANDLKLMLMKAGYQITGIASSVVQARKLIAENKPDWVLLDIILKGNLTGIDLAWELREINLPFLYISANTNQSTLEAVKETQPYGFMVKPFRERDMIVMLDIAKYRYDMERGRELCVDTGNNEVIEGIIGKSKGLQDVVEKIKVVAPTETSVLVVGESGTGKEKVAHSVHELSDRSTHPLVVVNCAALPHALIESELFGHEKGSFTGANTLRIGKFEQANGGTVFLDEIGELPLDSQVKLLRVLQEKEIERLGGNNTIKVNVRIVAATNRSLEKEVAEGRFRLDLYYRLNVFPIELPPLRERKEDVILLANFFLNKYAAASRRNITSISEKALEQLLNYHWPGNIRELEHLIERSVLLTKTTEIESFDLPKIIEKPSETPYQLKSLEDMERDHIMNALQNSNGKVSGPGGAAELLKVQPQTLYSKMKKLGIDKGYK; this comes from the coding sequence ATGAAAGAAAAAATATTAATTGTAGAAGATGAATTTATTGTTGCCAATGATCTGAAACTGATGCTGATGAAAGCCGGTTATCAGATTACAGGAATTGCTTCTTCAGTGGTTCAGGCCAGAAAACTGATTGCAGAAAACAAACCTGATTGGGTACTACTTGATATCATCTTAAAAGGTAATCTTACAGGAATTGATCTTGCCTGGGAACTGCGTGAAATCAACCTGCCTTTTCTTTATATTTCAGCCAATACCAATCAGTCAACCTTGGAAGCCGTGAAAGAAACACAGCCCTACGGATTTATGGTAAAGCCGTTCCGTGAACGTGATATGATTGTCATGCTTGATATAGCAAAATATCGTTATGATATGGAAAGGGGCCGTGAATTGTGCGTTGATACTGGAAATAATGAAGTGATTGAAGGAATTATCGGAAAAAGTAAAGGGCTTCAGGATGTTGTTGAAAAAATAAAAGTTGTTGCCCCTACAGAAACTTCTGTTTTGGTGGTAGGAGAAAGCGGAACAGGAAAGGAAAAGGTGGCCCATTCTGTTCATGAGCTTTCAGATCGCAGTACTCATCCTCTTGTTGTAGTAAATTGTGCAGCACTGCCTCATGCGCTTATTGAATCCGAGCTTTTTGGTCATGAAAAAGGAAGCTTTACAGGGGCCAATACATTGAGAATCGGAAAATTTGAACAGGCTAATGGAGGAACGGTATTTCTGGATGAAATAGGTGAGCTGCCATTAGATTCGCAGGTTAAATTGCTAAGAGTTTTACAGGAAAAGGAAATCGAAAGACTGGGAGGAAATAATACCATTAAAGTAAACGTAAGAATTGTTGCAGCTACTAATCGTTCCCTGGAAAAAGAAGTGGCCGAAGGAAGATTCAGGCTGGATCTGTATTACCGTTTGAATGTTTTTCCTATTGAACTGCCTCCGCTGAGAGAAAGAAAGGAAGATGTCATATTGCTGGCCAATTTTTTCCTGAATAAATATGCTGCTGCTTCAAGAAGAAATATCACTTCAATCAGCGAAAAGGCATTAGAACAACTTTTGAATTACCACTGGCCTGGAAATATCCGTGAGCTGGAACATCTTATTGAAAGAAGTGTTTTATTGACAAAAACCACAGAAATAGAAAGCTTCGATCTGCCTAAGATCATTGAAAAACCTTCTGAAACACCATACCAGCTGAAGTCATTGGAAGATATGGAAAGAGATCATATTATGAATGCGCTTCAGAACTCCAACGGAAAAGTTTCCGGGCCAGGCGGCGCTGCAGAGCTGTTGAAGGTTCAGCCCCAGACTTTATACTCAAAAATGAAAAAATTAGGAATCGACAAAGGGTATAAATAA
- a CDS encoding TMEM175 family protein, with product MEKETLRIEGFSDAVFAIAVTLLVLDLHFPQENSIKSGNDLMIFLSNQWPSFLAFILSFFSIFIMWVNHHKIFKQIYSRNSAIMFANGLILFLVSAVSYPTALLARYFDGQASSVVVAIYTSIFVLINLAYNLLWFVATRNKKLLRPGITNAAIKQIRNNYLYGLPIYIIALILSFWFPAVSLLIILGLWIFWALSSGKIEMTLDKDYSDSLK from the coding sequence ATGGAAAAAGAAACACTTAGAATAGAAGGATTCAGCGACGCTGTTTTTGCAATAGCCGTTACTCTTTTAGTTTTAGACCTTCACTTCCCCCAGGAAAATTCAATAAAGAGTGGAAATGATTTGATGATTTTTCTGAGTAATCAATGGCCTTCATTTTTGGCATTTATCCTTTCATTTTTCAGCATTTTCATTATGTGGGTGAATCATCATAAAATCTTCAAACAGATTTACAGCAGGAATTCTGCCATCATGTTTGCCAATGGGCTGATCCTTTTTCTGGTTTCGGCAGTTTCTTATCCTACAGCTTTGCTGGCCCGTTATTTTGACGGTCAGGCTTCTTCCGTTGTCGTGGCAATCTATACCAGTATTTTTGTTCTGATCAATCTTGCCTACAATCTATTGTGGTTTGTGGCCACCCGTAATAAAAAGCTTTTACGCCCCGGAATTACCAATGCTGCTATAAAACAGATCCGTAATAATTACTTATATGGGCTGCCTATCTATATTATTGCGTTGATTCTGTCGTTTTGGTTTCCTGCAGTTTCCTTACTGATCATTTTGGGGCTTTGGATTTTCTGGGCGTTGTCTTCCGGAAAAATTGAAATGACATTAGATAAAGATTATTCAGATTCCTTGAAATAG
- a CDS encoding amidohydrolase, with the protein MKADLIVYNGKIHTFNKETPEISAVAIKDGKIIAVGNDGLADQFADDSTELIDLKKKRVVPGINDSHIHLIRGGLNYNLELRWDGVPSLADALRMLKDQVDRTPSPQWVRVVRGWTEFQFAERRMPTLEEINAIAPETPVFILHLYDRALMNRAALKAVGFTKDTPAPAGGHIERDTNGEPTGLIIATPNAMILYSTLAKGPKLSYEHQLNSTRHFMKELNRFGITSVIDAGGGFQNFPDDYQVVNELNEKKQLTVRIAYNLFTQKPKHEFEDFSEWINTVKLYQGDDMYRHNGAGEMLVFSAADFEDFLQPRPDLPENMEADLEKVVRLLVENRWPFRLHATYNESITRFLNVFEKVNLDIPFNGLPWIFDHAETIDEKNIERVKMLGGGIAIQSRMAYQGEYFADRYGSFAAESTPPVKKMLEMAVPVGGGSDATRVSSYNPWVSMYWLTAGKTVGGLQLYHETRLDRATALELYTKGSAWFSQEQKKKGDIAVGMFADLAVLNEDYFSVEDEEIKNIEAEMTIVDGKIVYAKGIFSSYAPPSIPVLPDWSPANLYNGYYSAGGHLQKEIEKNDKKYVKPTLTSQIHSCTGNCDIHYHNHNQARMSNVPVNNYHAFWGALGCSCFAF; encoded by the coding sequence ATGAAAGCAGATCTAATTGTATACAACGGAAAAATACACACTTTCAATAAAGAAACACCCGAAATTTCTGCAGTAGCCATTAAAGACGGGAAAATTATTGCAGTTGGAAATGACGGATTAGCAGATCAGTTTGCAGATGATTCTACAGAATTGATTGATCTTAAAAAGAAAAGAGTGGTACCTGGGATTAATGATTCTCATATCCATTTGATTCGCGGCGGATTGAATTATAATCTGGAATTAAGATGGGATGGTGTTCCTTCACTGGCCGATGCACTCAGAATGTTAAAAGACCAGGTAGATCGTACACCTTCACCGCAATGGGTACGTGTAGTAAGAGGATGGACAGAGTTCCAGTTTGCAGAAAGAAGGATGCCAACTTTGGAGGAAATTAATGCCATAGCTCCTGAAACACCGGTTTTTATCCTGCATTTATATGACAGAGCTTTAATGAACAGAGCAGCTTTGAAAGCGGTAGGATTTACCAAAGACACTCCGGCTCCGGCAGGAGGACATATTGAAAGAGATACTAACGGTGAACCTACGGGACTGATTATTGCCACACCCAATGCCATGATTTTATATTCAACATTGGCAAAGGGCCCAAAGCTTTCTTATGAACATCAGCTGAATTCTACCAGACATTTTATGAAAGAACTGAACAGATTCGGAATTACCAGTGTTATTGATGCAGGAGGAGGATTCCAGAATTTTCCGGACGACTATCAGGTGGTGAATGAACTGAATGAAAAAAAACAGCTTACTGTAAGGATTGCTTATAATCTGTTTACACAGAAACCTAAGCATGAATTTGAAGATTTCAGTGAATGGATCAATACCGTAAAATTATATCAGGGTGATGACATGTACCGTCACAATGGGGCAGGAGAGATGCTGGTATTTTCGGCTGCAGATTTTGAAGATTTTCTTCAGCCAAGACCGGATCTGCCTGAAAATATGGAAGCTGATCTTGAAAAAGTAGTCCGTTTACTTGTAGAAAACCGCTGGCCTTTCAGACTTCACGCAACCTATAATGAAAGTATCACCAGGTTTTTAAATGTTTTTGAAAAAGTAAACCTGGATATTCCCTTTAATGGTCTTCCATGGATTTTTGATCATGCAGAAACCATTGATGAAAAAAATATCGAACGGGTAAAAATGCTTGGCGGAGGAATAGCCATTCAGAGCAGGATGGCTTACCAGGGAGAATATTTCGCAGATCGTTATGGTTCCTTTGCTGCAGAAAGTACACCACCCGTAAAAAAAATGCTGGAAATGGCAGTTCCTGTAGGTGGAGGCTCGGATGCCACAAGAGTAAGCAGCTATAATCCATGGGTTTCTATGTATTGGTTAACAGCAGGGAAAACAGTTGGCGGACTTCAATTGTACCATGAAACCAGATTGGACAGGGCAACAGCTTTGGAATTATACACAAAAGGCAGTGCATGGTTTTCTCAGGAGCAAAAGAAAAAAGGAGATATCGCAGTAGGAATGTTTGCTGATCTGGCAGTTCTTAATGAAGATTACTTTAGTGTTGAGGATGAAGAAATTAAAAATATTGAAGCGGAAATGACCATTGTAGACGGAAAAATAGTATATGCAAAAGGAATATTTTCATCCTATGCACCGCCATCCATCCCCGTACTTCCGGATTGGTCTCCTGCAAATCTTTATAATGGGTATTATTCAGCCGGCGGACATTTGCAGAAAGAAATTGAGAAAAATGATAAAAAGTATGTAAAACCAACATTAACCTCCCAAATTCATAGTTGTACAGGGAACTGTGACATTCACTATCATAATCACAACCAGGCAAGAATGAGCAATGTGCCTGTTAATAATTACCACGCATTCTGGGGAGCTTTAGGTTGTTCCTGTTTTGCTTTTTAA
- a CDS encoding Dps family protein, giving the protein MKTSIGIKNENLAKVAEVLVKTLADEFVLYTKTKKAHWNVEGPDFYNKHLFFEAQYEQLDGMIDDLAERIRILGHYAPATLREYLALTHLSEHHLESNDSLTYIRELLSDHESIIIHFRENIENFAVEFRDSGTSDYITGLLETHEKMAWMLRSHLK; this is encoded by the coding sequence ATGAAAACTTCAATCGGAATTAAAAACGAAAATTTAGCAAAAGTTGCTGAAGTACTGGTTAAAACTTTAGCAGATGAATTTGTATTGTATACCAAAACAAAAAAGGCACACTGGAATGTAGAAGGTCCGGATTTTTACAACAAACATTTGTTTTTTGAAGCACAGTATGAACAGCTGGACGGTATGATCGATGATCTGGCTGAAAGAATCAGAATATTGGGACATTATGCGCCGGCTACTTTAAGGGAATATCTTGCTTTAACGCATTTGTCTGAGCATCACCTGGAATCGAACGACAGTCTGACTTATATCAGAGAACTGCTTTCCGACCACGAAAGTATCATCATTCATTTTCGTGAAAATATTGAAAACTTTGCTGTTGAATTCCGTGATTCAGGCACAAGCGATTATATTACCGGATTGCTTGAAACACATGAGAAAATGGCCTGGATGCTTCGTTCACACTTAAAATAG
- a CDS encoding histidine kinase dimerization/phosphoacceptor domain -containing protein codes for MFSCIAEAQTKENPALLRKQISSSINNAQKITLLLRLSNYYITKKGEFKADLDSAAILNRQARALNMKSGDPMSAGKLIFLDAKIDKERGNKKIAFSRMKEALSYFEIHQFKEQSGEAYNELSYMYDNKPEYFDTKIKLKEKALELFTNSGSKLNQAGVLKDLGELYYIKETPDKALGLLKQSLSVYQSLKFRELQSVYNLISQVEIQKADYEEALRYGLLAEKTAENVNDYSLQMCSIYSNIGMVYYYLRQNDDAMKYWEKSLATAKKNKDNTYIRTVANNISTMLIRQKKFKQAITMIEEYKERYPIVDQDFEMSENYILFSTYTILKQFGSAEAYYKKLVAYYGENAEKNNQQASLLRSFVFYHYQTRNFDKMYREARLFDSITKNNGNDMLRSENHLMWFKADSVQGKYIDAIKHYQLYKKLSDSVFNGEKSKQIGSLKIQFETEQKDKNIQLLTQKAKLQDIKIANDTFIRYVFIGSILALILFAALLYNRSRLKSNANKNLELKRKQIDEQNEQLKKLLSEKEWLLKEIHHRVKNNLQIVISLLNTQSAYLDNEDALMAIQNSQHRMHAMSLIHQKLYQSDNLSMIDMSWYIYELITYIKECYSSDRKINFTVDTDKVFLDVAQAVPMGLIVNEAVNNTVKYAFPEDEKGEVTVSFKNKGEDLCELIISDNGVGLPEDFDMEKTESLGMNLMRGLTDQLDGTFHLENKDGLKVMITFRKNIEITPSN; via the coding sequence ATGTTTTCATGCATAGCAGAAGCACAGACCAAAGAAAATCCTGCACTGTTGAGAAAACAGATTTCCTCTTCAATAAATAATGCTCAGAAAATCACTTTATTGCTGCGATTGAGCAATTATTACATTACTAAAAAAGGAGAATTTAAAGCTGATCTCGACAGTGCAGCTATTCTGAACAGACAGGCAAGAGCGCTGAATATGAAGTCCGGAGATCCTATGTCTGCAGGAAAACTGATATTTCTGGATGCTAAAATAGATAAAGAAAGAGGAAACAAAAAAATTGCCTTTTCCAGAATGAAAGAGGCTCTTTCTTATTTTGAAATCCATCAATTTAAGGAACAGTCCGGAGAAGCATACAATGAATTATCCTATATGTATGACAACAAACCTGAATATTTTGATACTAAAATTAAATTGAAAGAAAAAGCATTGGAACTTTTTACAAATTCAGGATCAAAGCTGAATCAGGCAGGTGTTTTAAAAGATCTTGGCGAGCTTTATTATATCAAAGAAACCCCTGATAAGGCTCTGGGATTACTCAAACAATCCCTGTCTGTTTATCAATCGTTGAAATTCAGAGAATTACAGAGTGTATACAATCTTATTTCCCAGGTTGAAATTCAGAAGGCGGACTATGAGGAAGCCCTCCGCTATGGCCTTCTTGCAGAAAAAACAGCGGAAAATGTAAATGATTACTCTTTGCAGATGTGCTCTATTTACAGCAATATCGGAATGGTATATTATTATCTTCGTCAGAATGATGACGCCATGAAATACTGGGAAAAGTCCCTGGCTACTGCAAAAAAGAATAAAGATAATACCTATATCAGAACGGTTGCCAATAATATTTCTACGATGCTGATCAGACAGAAAAAGTTTAAGCAGGCCATAACCATGATAGAAGAATACAAGGAACGGTACCCGATTGTAGACCAGGATTTTGAAATGTCCGAAAACTATATTCTGTTCAGCACCTATACTATTTTAAAGCAGTTTGGCAGTGCTGAAGCATATTACAAAAAATTGGTAGCCTATTACGGTGAAAATGCGGAAAAAAATAATCAGCAGGCCTCATTGCTGCGAAGTTTTGTTTTTTATCATTACCAGACCCGGAATTTTGATAAAATGTATCGTGAAGCCAGACTTTTCGATTCAATAACCAAAAATAACGGGAATGATATGCTTCGTTCAGAAAATCATTTAATGTGGTTCAAAGCAGATTCCGTACAGGGAAAGTACATTGATGCCATAAAACATTACCAGCTGTACAAAAAGCTTTCTGATTCTGTTTTTAATGGTGAAAAAAGCAAGCAGATCGGCAGTCTTAAAATTCAGTTTGAGACTGAGCAGAAGGATAAAAATATTCAGTTGCTGACACAAAAAGCAAAACTGCAGGATATTAAAATTGCTAATGATACCTTTATCAGATATGTCTTTATTGGGAGCATTCTGGCATTGATCCTTTTTGCTGCTTTGCTGTATAACCGCTCAAGATTAAAAAGTAATGCAAATAAAAACCTGGAACTGAAACGTAAGCAGATTGATGAACAGAATGAACAGCTGAAGAAATTACTTTCAGAAAAAGAATGGCTTTTAAAGGAAATCCATCACAGGGTAAAAAATAATCTGCAGATTGTGATCAGTCTGCTGAACACACAGTCAGCTTATCTTGACAATGAAGATGCCCTGATGGCCATTCAGAACAGCCAGCACAGAATGCACGCCATGTCCCTTATCCATCAAAAGCTTTATCAGTCTGATAATCTTTCAATGATTGATATGTCATGGTACATTTATGAGCTGATTACCTATATCAAAGAGTGTTATTCATCAGATAGGAAAATCAACTTTACGGTGGATACAGACAAAGTGTTTCTTGATGTTGCACAGGCAGTTCCCATGGGGCTGATTGTCAATGAAGCGGTTAACAATACCGTAAAATATGCCTTTCCGGAGGATGAGAAAGGTGAAGTGACTGTTTCGTTCAAAAATAAAGGTGAGGACCTTTGCGAATTGATTATTTCAGATAATGGAGTAGGACTTCCTGAAGATTTTGATATGGAGAAAACGGAATCTTTGGGAATGAATCTGATGCGGGGGCTTACCGATCAGCTGGATGGAACATTCCATCTCGAAAATAAAGATGGATTAAAAGTGATGATTACCTTCAGAAAAAATATAGAAATTACTCCTTCAAACTAA